One Tautonia rosea genomic window carries:
- a CDS encoding leucine-rich repeat domain-containing protein has product MTILLNSLCLIAPLFWASTTPTDDDLAVQLADLGARCSRNADGAIVSVDLSHAWLTDSDLETLALLPKLERIDLSYTKVTDLGLELLAPLEHVKHLNLYYAEYVTDVGIAHLKHWTNLQSLNVRGTKVTSEVFEHISGMTELRWLDVGQSRVNDDLFDVLVSLDQLEYLAFGGNKMSGASLPLLKTLPMLRELSVSGRQRTDSGLWSVAVTDFNIVHIADLDPLEVLDLGQTNISDRGVAELARLRNLRTLDLSGTRVTARGIEALAELPDLRHLKLWNASGIDDDAVPALLQLKGLEILELQETRLSARAVSQLAEMTGLKQLFLGGLDLAPEQVEALREALPECQVSWWETPRIEQPESDRRGG; this is encoded by the coding sequence ATGACGATTCTCCTGAATTCCCTTTGCCTCATCGCCCCCCTGTTCTGGGCATCGACCACCCCGACCGACGACGATCTCGCCGTCCAGCTTGCTGACCTCGGGGCCCGCTGTTCCCGCAATGCCGATGGCGCGATCGTCAGCGTCGACCTGAGCCACGCCTGGCTCACCGACTCGGACCTGGAGACGCTCGCCCTCCTGCCGAAACTCGAGCGCATCGACCTGTCCTACACGAAGGTCACCGACCTCGGCCTCGAACTCCTGGCTCCGCTCGAGCATGTCAAACACCTCAATTTGTACTATGCCGAGTACGTCACCGACGTCGGCATCGCACATCTGAAGCACTGGACGAACCTTCAATCGCTGAACGTCCGCGGGACGAAGGTGACCAGCGAGGTCTTCGAGCACATTTCCGGCATGACGGAGCTCCGATGGCTCGACGTCGGCCAGAGTCGCGTCAACGACGACCTGTTCGACGTCCTGGTGAGCCTCGATCAGCTCGAATACCTCGCCTTCGGCGGCAACAAGATGAGTGGCGCCTCCCTCCCCCTGCTCAAAACGCTCCCCATGCTCCGCGAACTGAGCGTTTCGGGCCGGCAGCGAACCGACTCGGGCCTCTGGAGCGTCGCGGTGACGGATTTCAACATCGTCCACATCGCCGACCTCGATCCGCTCGAAGTGCTCGACCTCGGGCAGACGAACATCTCGGATCGCGGCGTCGCGGAGCTGGCTCGCCTGCGCAACCTGCGCACGCTTGACCTGAGCGGCACACGCGTCACCGCCCGGGGAATCGAGGCGCTGGCCGAGCTGCCGGATCTGCGGCACCTGAAGCTCTGGAACGCCTCGGGCATCGACGACGACGCCGTGCCGGCCCTCCTCCAGTTGAAGGGCCTGGAAATCCTCGAATTGCAGGAGACACGCCTCTCGGCCCGAGCCGTGTCGCAACTGGCCGAGATGACGGGCCTCAAGCAGCTCTTCCTCGGCGGCCTCGACCTCGCCCCGGAGCAGGTCGAGGCCCTGCGCGAGGCCTTGCCCGAATGCCAGGTGAGCTGGTGGGAGACGCCAAGGATCGAGCAGCCCGAGTCAGACCGCCGCGGCGGCTGA
- a CDS encoding leucine-rich repeat domain-containing protein, with protein MQLPSDKFHLERVDLVGTNLDPPDLQRLSGLTRLKALHLPGPMWNPSAGARVDYSRETRHIATLSSLEELTFSDTYLESIKFNDDGIEAIAPLGPTLRRLSIEDTQVRGRHLAPFTNLEALDLVYCPVDDEGLEEMRGMTRLRTLLLRDALISDEGLQNLAGLVNLEQLDLGGTKITNAGIAHLSGLTRLKTLNLQGSDLSDEGIVHLAGMIGLEELNLYGTRVSNVAVDVLKDLENLRTVDLRYTRMSRAGVDRLRDAIPRCTPMFFDSTVRPELPEGADRLVAGAGDAAVADWVRSIGGRTVVEDDRLVEISLEGTSVTDELLENLKDLHHLRTLRLRSTEIGDLGMRHLAGLVGLAELDLNGTMISDSGLVHLAGLSRLRTLDLSHTQLSGRGFADLTDLALERVRLSDAPIDDQGVANLSEIGTIRELVLAFTDVTDDGLALLERLQELRRLDLAGTDIGNRGLRHLASLEGLTALGLSYTRISDDGMAHLEPLQKLRELGLIRTRIGDASMPVVGGLSHLEDLNLDYTEVGDDGLQSLGSLANLRRLSLDSTHITDASVPLLTRFLDLVALNLYHTFITEDGHRQIREAVPQCEIIFDPRSSDPKRRRS; from the coding sequence ATGCAACTCCCGTCGGACAAGTTCCACCTGGAGCGAGTGGACCTCGTGGGGACGAATCTCGACCCGCCCGACTTGCAGCGGCTGTCCGGCCTGACCCGCCTCAAAGCGCTGCATCTGCCCGGGCCGATGTGGAACCCCAGTGCGGGGGCCCGCGTGGATTACAGCCGAGAAACGCGCCACATCGCGACTCTTTCGAGCCTTGAAGAACTTACCTTCAGCGATACCTATCTCGAATCGATCAAGTTCAACGACGACGGAATCGAAGCGATCGCCCCCCTCGGCCCCACCCTCCGGCGCCTGAGCATCGAAGACACCCAGGTCCGAGGCCGCCACCTGGCGCCGTTCACGAACCTTGAGGCGCTCGATCTGGTCTACTGTCCCGTGGATGATGAGGGCCTGGAAGAGATGCGCGGCATGACCAGGCTGCGGACGCTCCTGTTGCGAGACGCGCTTATCAGCGACGAGGGCCTTCAGAACCTCGCGGGCCTGGTCAACCTCGAACAGCTCGACCTGGGCGGGACGAAGATCACCAACGCCGGGATTGCCCACCTCAGCGGATTGACCCGACTGAAGACGTTGAACCTTCAGGGGAGCGACCTCTCCGACGAAGGAATCGTCCACTTGGCAGGGATGATCGGCCTGGAGGAACTGAACCTGTACGGCACCCGCGTGAGCAACGTGGCGGTTGACGTGCTCAAGGATCTGGAGAACCTTCGAACGGTCGACCTTCGCTACACCCGGATGTCTCGTGCCGGTGTCGATCGGCTCCGCGATGCGATTCCGCGCTGCACCCCGATGTTTTTCGACTCCACGGTTCGGCCGGAGTTGCCCGAAGGTGCCGACCGCCTCGTGGCCGGCGCGGGAGACGCGGCCGTGGCCGACTGGGTCCGCTCGATCGGCGGCCGAACCGTCGTCGAAGATGACAGGCTCGTCGAGATCTCGCTGGAAGGAACGAGCGTGACCGACGAGCTGCTCGAAAACCTGAAGGATCTGCACCACCTGCGGACCCTGCGGCTCCGCTCGACCGAGATCGGCGACCTGGGGATGCGTCACCTGGCGGGATTGGTCGGCCTGGCGGAGCTGGACCTGAACGGCACGATGATCTCCGACTCGGGCCTCGTCCACCTCGCCGGGCTAAGCCGCCTGCGGACGCTCGACCTGTCGCACACGCAGCTTTCCGGCCGAGGGTTCGCCGACCTGACGGACCTCGCCCTGGAACGGGTGCGGCTCTCCGACGCACCCATCGATGATCAAGGAGTTGCCAATCTCTCGGAGATTGGCACCATTCGGGAACTCGTCCTGGCCTTCACCGATGTGACCGACGACGGCCTGGCCCTCCTGGAGAGACTTCAGGAACTTCGGCGGCTCGACCTGGCCGGGACCGACATCGGCAACCGGGGCCTTCGCCACCTGGCAAGCCTGGAGGGACTTACCGCGCTGGGACTCAGCTACACGAGGATCTCCGACGACGGCATGGCTCACCTGGAACCACTCCAGAAGCTTCGAGAGCTGGGCCTGATCCGGACCCGGATCGGCGACGCCAGCATGCCCGTCGTCGGCGGCCTCTCCCACCTCGAAGACCTGAATCTCGACTATACCGAGGTCGGCGACGACGGCCTGCAATCTCTCGGCAGCCTGGCGAATCTCCGACGACTGAGCCTCGACAGCACCCACATCACCGACGCCAGCGTCCCGCTCCTGACCCGGTTCCTCGACCTCGTCGCATTGAATCTCTATCACACCTTCATCACCGAGGACGGGCACCGGCAGATCCGCGAGGCGGTGCCGCAGTGCGAGATCATCTTCGACCCCCGATCAAGCGACCCCAAGCGTCGCCGGAGCTGA